Proteins encoded together in one Jaculus jaculus isolate mJacJac1 chromosome 7, mJacJac1.mat.Y.cur, whole genome shotgun sequence window:
- the LOC101610922 gene encoding lys-63-specific deubiquitinase BRCC36-like, whose amino-acid sequence MAVQVVQAVHLESDAFLVCLNHALSTEKEEVMGLCIGELNDDTRSNSKFTCTGAEMRTVAEKVDTIRIVHIHSVIILRRSDKRKDRVEISPEQLSAASTEAERLAKLTGRPMRVVGWYHSHPHITVWPSYVDVRTQAMYQMMDQGCVGLIFSGFIEDKNTKTGRVLYTCFQSIQAQKSSEYERIEIPIHIVPHVTIGKVCLESAVELPKILCQEEQDAYRRIHSLTHLDSVTKIHNGSVFTKNLCSQMSAVSGPLLQWLEDRLEQNQQHLQELQQEKEELMEELSSLE is encoded by the coding sequence ATGGCGGTGCAGGTGGTGCAGGCGGTTCATCTTGAGTCTGACGCTTTCCTAGTTTGTCTCAACCACGCTCTGAGCACAGAAAAGGAGGAGGTGATGGGTCTATGTATAGGGGAGTTGAATGATGACACAAGGAGCAACTCCAAATTTACCTGCACTGGAGCTGAAATGCGCACAGTTGCTGAAAAGGTTGATACCATCAGAATTGTTCACATTCATTCTGTCATCATCTTGCGGCGTTCTGATAAGAGGAAAGACCGAGTAGAAATTTCTCCAGAGCAGCTGTCTGCAGCTTCAACAGAGGCAGAAAGGTTAGCTAAACTAACAGGTCGCCCTATGAGAGTTGTGGGCTGGTATCATTCCCACCCTCATATAACTGTTTGGCCTTCATATGTTGATGTTCGAACACAAGCCATGTACCAAATGATGGATCAAGGCTGTGTAGGACTTATTTTTTCAGGTTTCATAGAAGATAAAAACACAAAGACTGGTCGGGTACTGTACACTTGCTTCCAATCGATACAGGCCCAGAAGAGCTCGGAGTATGAGAGAATTGAAATCCCTATCCATATTGTACCTCATGTCACCATTGGGAAAGTGTGCCTTGAGTCAGCAGTAGAGCTGCCCAAAATTCTGTGCCAGGAAGAACAGGATGCCTATAGAAGGATTCACAGTCTTACACATCTGGACTCAGTAACCAAGATCCATAATGGCTCAGTGTTTACCAAGAATTTGTGCAGTCAAATGTCAGCAGTCAGTGGGCCACtcttacaatggctggaggacagATTGGAACAAAACCAGCAGCATTTGCAGGAGTTGCAACAAGAAAAGGAAGAGCTTATGGAAGAACTTTCTTCCCTAGAATAA